CACCATTCAGGTAAGCTGTGATCATTTCCTGCATTTCATTGCCAATCACATGGGAAGCCACAGACACGATTCCAGTTCCCCCAATTGCCATGCATGGAAGAGTAAGGCCGTCATCACCGCTATAAAGCATAAAGTCCTCATCCGTATTGGCAATGATTTTTGCCATAGCATTCAGATCTCCGCTTGCTTCTTTAACTGCCGCAATGTTTGGAATTTCCGAAAGGCGGATGATCGTTTCAGGCAGAATATTGACCGAAGAGCGTCCAGGAATATTGTAAACCATTACTGGGAGGCTCGTGTTTTCTGCAATTGCCTTGAAATGCTGATAAAGCCCTTCCTGATTTGGCTTATTGTAATAAGGTGCAACGATCATGATGGCATCTACACCAATTTGCTCTGCTTTTTTCGTTAATTCAATGGATTCGTACGTATTATTGCTTCCAGTGCCTGCAATTACAGGCACACGTTTGTCAGCCACTTTCACTGCGTGTTTGAATAATGCCAGCTTTTCCTCTTTGGTCAATGTTGGCGACTCGCCGGTAGTTCCGGCAATAACCAATGAATCTGTACCGTTTTCAATAAGATGATTGATAAGCTGTGTTGTTTTAGGGAAATCAATATGTCCCTTATGATCGAATGGCGTTACCATTGCTGTTGATACTCGGCCAAATAGAACCATGTTTACACTCCTTGCAGATGTTTAAAAGACCGGAAGAAACGGGCGGATCTGCCGAATAGGATGCAAATCCGTCGTTAACCGCTGAAGGGCTTTCTTCCCCTTTTTAAACATGATATTTTTCTTAGATTAAATGTCTGTTCTCTCATATTCTGCCAAATCTTCTTCCAGGCGAAAAGCATCGTGCAATGCATTAACAGACTTTATCAAATCTGCCTGCTTCACCAGAACCCATATTGTTGTATGGC
This window of the Cytobacillus pseudoceanisediminis genome carries:
- the dapA gene encoding 4-hydroxy-tetrahydrodipicolinate synthase, with the translated sequence MVLFGRVSTAMVTPFDHKGHIDFPKTTQLINHLIENGTDSLVIAGTTGESPTLTKEEKLALFKHAVKVADKRVPVIAGTGSNNTYESIELTKKAEQIGVDAIMIVAPYYNKPNQEGLYQHFKAIAENTSLPVMVYNIPGRSSVNILPETIIRLSEIPNIAAVKEASGDLNAMAKIIANTDEDFMLYSGDDGLTLPCMAIGGTGIVSVASHVIGNEMQEMITAYLNGENEKAAKIHQKILPIMEGLFAAPSPVPVKTALQLRGLDVGSVRLPMVPLTEQERSAVAALFK